Part of the Rhodococcus sp. OK302 genome is shown below.
CTGTGTGCAAGCACCCGGGGTGCTCGCGGCGTCAGGCATCTTGTTGATCGCGCAGTCGGCACTGAGCGGGGTCGAAAAGACTCAAGCCATGCTGGAAGAACAAGGACTATCAGTCGAAATCGTTGCCCGAGCGGAAATACCTTTCGGGCGTGTACTTTCCGCGCGCGCAGCACTGTTCGAGGCTCGCGGACTCATTGCCGTGGGGCAACGCACGGAAGAGATCGTTGTCCTTCGCGCCGTCCGATCACATGTCGAGGTCAACACGTAGCGCTGGAACTGCGCAATGACGACTCTCCTCGCGCCCAGCTTCCCGTAATATGTTCGGCCAGTAGATCGTCGAACACCAGACACGCTGCCGCGCCGAACAGAATATTCCTACCCATTGCGGGATCCTGCTCGGCGAGCCCCCCAGCAAGGTTACGAACCGCGATCTGCTCGTGAACCGAGTCGGCTTCGACATGCTCGTCGTAGAACAAGGTGGCGCGAGCGTCGAATCCGAGCCTTCGCAGGCCGGCGCTGTAATTCTTGCTCGGCAGTGAGGAGGTGGTTTCCACCGCACACAGATGACCGGCCAAAGCCCCGAGATGGCGTCGGTGCAGTCCGAAGAACGAAAGCACGTTCAGTCCTGCCAGAGTCACCGCCGGAACGACGTCGAGGTAATGCGCATATCGATCCGAGAGGCCGAGTTCGCGCATCGTCGTCGCAAAGAGCGTCGAGTGCATCCGTTCGAGGCGCCCTCCTCCGTACTCGTCTGCCTGCACTTCCACCAGAGCGGCCTTCGGTGCTCCGGCGAGTCGAGGTATACCCAAGGTGTGAACGTCGGATTCCCTCAGTTGGTTGAGCGAACGGTGGACAAGCACCTCTCGGAACTGGTCTGCACTGGCTTCTGTTGCCATGAATTTGGACATACTCGGGCCCGCCGACGGGGCGGTCATCGCCCACAGGGCGGACACCACATCGCCATCCTTGACCTGCTGCGTGCCCACGACGTCACACACCGCTGCTTCGAAGATCGTTTCCAGTGCGGCACGTCCTGCGAGCAGGTCGAGGTTCCATTCCCAATCGTCGGACACACCGTGAAGTCCCTGTAGATGCAGTTCGTACAGCAGTGTCAGCGTCAGCTGTGCGTCCTCGTCGAACAGGATCGATCGTCCATCGTGTTGCTCAGCCAACCCCCGGGCGGCAGCGTTGAAGGCCGCAGGGTTAGCGTCGGAACCGGACAGCACCGCGATCAACCTCGCACTGACCGGTCCTCGCGCAGCAGGGATCGGCATGCGTGTCGTGACGTTGGTTGTGTGTGATGGTGCTCGATCAAGGTCTGTGGAGGACATGTGAGCTCCGTTTCCAATCCTGGATGTGAGGATCGTGATGTCACGATCACGGTATGCCCGGACGGTCCGCTGCTCGTGCGCGGCCCGGCGACTCTGATCGACGCCGACGGCAACGCGATCAACCGCGAACGAGCCACTGTTGCGCTCTGCAGGTGCGGCGGAACAGCTATTCCGCCCTTCTGCGACGGTACGCACAAGAAGAGGAAATCTCGACGTTCCTGAGTGGATTCCAGAGTCGTCCGGGCAGCATGCCGCAGAGCGCGGGTGCCGCTGACGACCATTGGGCGAAACTCTCAGGATCGCAATGTTCGATTTCGGATATCAGAGCCGACCAAGGCCCCATCGGCGGCGAATCTCAGTGAGTCACGGCAGGAGTCACGGCAGGTGGCCTCGGACGTCCCCACCTATCGCAACCTACTCGGGGTAGTCAGTTGTTTGCGGAACGCAAATTACGGCGATCCTTCCGCTGCTGAACGCGTGTCCCACTATGGCGAGGAAACTTTTGACGGTGGCGAACTTATCACCGGTGTTTCAACACTCCCTTGAATCCGCACGTTGCGAGAGTGGGGGATTCTTCTGTCAGGGAAGCGGCTCACCGGCGCGTGCCTGTGAAGGCGGCGCACCGATGAGCTATACGCATCGAACCGGAATGATGCGCGGTTTCGGGCCCACCTCCGACGAGTGAAAGCCGGAACGGCTGGCCGTACACGGCAAACCCCCGCCCAGGGGAGACTTCTGCCGCAAGCGATAGATGCCCACGCTCGAGCATGCATAAACCTGGTGCATGACGAAACCCACCTCGAAAGGGGCGGATCGAATCATATGAGCGATGAGCACCCCACACCGGACAAAACCACACCGCAATCTCGGCGACGATTCGGCATGGTCTTGCCGCTGGTTCCAAGTCACGTCCACGCTTGGTCCTGAGCGCCATTCGGTTGCCCATCGCCCGGTCTGCCACCCCGCGGTCCCACAAGAGTGCGGGTCCGAGCGCCATTCCGTGTTCTGATACTCCGGATATTCGAGGTGGGGCGGGTCTACGTCGCGGGGTACGTCTGTGCCCTCTGCACGTCTCGATAACTGCGAAGAGACAGACGCCCGACGGCCATAGCACCGAGGAACAAGATCGCAGCGCCGATGCCCTCGAAGAATGCCAACTGCTGCAAGGCCTCGCTCGCCGGCCTGATCGCTGTAGGACTACCCGGGTCGCCGGTGTGCAGGACCGGTGCCAGAGTCGGACCGACAATGAACCAGGCACCACCGAGAACGGCGAGCCAGGCGCCAAGGCTGGCGACGGCACGATGTGCGCTGAACAGAAGCAAGGCTCCACCCGCCATGGTCACCGCACCTGGTAGCACCTCGAGCCAGCCTCGACCCGATGTCCAGGTCCACGCCTCGTCCGGTACGAAGGAGAACGAAAAGTACGGGCCGACAAACGGAATTAACGCACCCCACAGTCCCAGCAGAATCAGCAGTATCCCGGAGATTGCGCCGCGACTACGGGGTACCCACATCCGGCCGGGCGTCGTACCGGCGGCTTTCTCCGCGGTCGTCGGTGGCGAGTAGTCATCCGATGAGATTGGATCCACCGAGTGCGCGCCCCCCGGATCGTGACGAGACATGTCATGACTGGCCATAAGTCCACTCCTTCTCGAAAGCGAGTGATACGTCGTCGCATTCTGCTCGGCGAATACCACGACCAAACGAGCACAGAAAGCACGTAGATCGTCCGGTTTTCGGCTTGACACCAGCGTGCTGGGTTCGATGCCCGCACGGGCTAGAACACTTGACGCGAGACCCTGGTAGGGACTGCAGTTCGGCACCGTGTTCCCGCCTGGCCGTGTTCGTCGACGAGACGACAAAAGTCGTCGACGGGAATCAGTCCTTGAAGGTGTCCTTGACTTTCTCGCCGGCCTGCTTCAGGTTGCTCTTGGCCTGATCCTTGTTTCCTTCGGCTTCGGTGTCCTTGTCTCCGGTCGCCTGCCCGACCTTCTCCTTGGCCTTGCCGGCCAACTCTTCGGCCTTGTTCTTGGCCTTGTCGACGGCACCCATGGGCTTCTCCTTCTCCTTTGTGTACTGGTCCGGTCGCGGGTCCACGAACGGTCGACCACGCTGTGCAACATGCCCCGTGAAGCGACATCACCACGCGGACAGTGAGCTGTATACCCGTCCCGGTGATGTCCAACCGTTCTCGACGGGATCCGTTGTCGCTGCTCGCGGGCGTGAGGCGTTCGCGCCACCTGCACTGTGGTGAGGTTCGAGCAAAAGCACCATGACCACCCGAAAATTCGGGTGGAGAATGACCTCGAGGCCTTCGTGTCTGTCCGTGTCTGCCGCGCCATCGCTTCGCGCCGGCTTGCCAACGGATATGCAATTGATCGTCCCAGAGACCGAGTTCCCGATCGCGCTCAATTCCGTCGACAACCCCTGGCACTCGCAATGATTCGACATTGATTCTCGACACGGGTTTTCGACAGCTCCGAGCTGCGAATATGTGTGGATTTCAGCGCTTTGTGGCGGCGTTCTGCGATCACTCGCTGTCGCTAAGTGCCGATAACAAGGATGCTCGCCGCGGCCTCGACGACGTCGTCGGTGATGACCTCGAGCTGATTGATCTGGAGAACTCGCGCGATCTGCAGGAACAGCCGCTCGAGGAGCCGGAAGTTGCCTCGCGTGATGCGCTCGATCGCGGCGATGGCCTGCGCATCGGTGAAGTCATCGGGGTCCAGGGTGCGGTGGAGACGTTTCCAATGTCGGTCGAGGGCGAAGAGGAGTTCGTCGTGTCCGAGGGCCCGGTACCGGTGGGAGAATCCGAGGCGGCTGTAGAGCTGGGGGTAGTGCCGGAATCGTTGGTCGATTCCGGGCATCCCGATGAAGATCATCGCGAGGTGCGTGCGGTCGTGGTGATCACGGAGGAGCTCGAGCACTGTGGGTGTAAGTCGTTCAGCCTCGTCAATGATGAGCAGTTCCACCAGGTAGGCGGCGTGACTGGTCTTGTGCGGCACCGTTCCGAGGCATCCCTGATGTTCACCGACACAAATACCGACTTTGAGCTGCCAACGATCGATGTCGCGCATGAGATCTTTGGGCCGGGGTAAAACTTCTGGGGTGTAGAAGACGGTGCGGGATCGGTTGGCGAGGGCGAAGTGCTTGGCGTCCTGGTCGCCGCGTGGTCCCCACTCGGTGATGTAAGGCTCGAGTGCATCCCAGTTCGCATACCGGCGGGCGGAGTTGGTCTTGCCGACGCCGGCGTCGCCGTGGCATATCCCGAGGGTTCGCTCCTTCCGAACGGCATTGGCGAACTCGGTGAAGCGT
Proteins encoded:
- a CDS encoding iron-containing redox enzyme family protein, translating into MSSTDLDRAPSHTTNVTTRMPIPAARGPVSARLIAVLSGSDANPAAFNAAARGLAEQHDGRSILFDEDAQLTLTLLYELHLQGLHGVSDDWEWNLDLLAGRAALETIFEAAVCDVVGTQQVKDGDVVSALWAMTAPSAGPSMSKFMATEASADQFREVLVHRSLNQLRESDVHTLGIPRLAGAPKAALVEVQADEYGGGRLERMHSTLFATTMRELGLSDRYAHYLDVVPAVTLAGLNVLSFFGLHRRHLGALAGHLCAVETTSSLPSKNYSAGLRRLGFDARATLFYDEHVEADSVHEQIAVRNLAGGLAEQDPAMGRNILFGAAACLVFDDLLAEHITGSWARGESSLRSSSATC
- a CDS encoding CDGSH iron-sulfur domain-containing protein, producing the protein MSSVSNPGCEDRDVTITVCPDGPLLVRGPATLIDADGNAINRERATVALCRCGGTAIPPFCDGTHKKRKSRRS
- a CDS encoding CsbD family protein; the protein is MGAVDKAKNKAEELAGKAKEKVGQATGDKDTEAEGNKDQAKSNLKQAGEKVKDTFKD
- a CDS encoding AAA family ATPase; its protein translation is MMSAAFIVTKEHRRFTEFANAVRKERTLGICHGDAGVGKTNSARRYANWDALEPYITEWGPRGDQDAKHFALANRSRTVFYTPEVLPRPKDLMRDIDRWQLKVGICVGEHQGCLGTVPHKTSHAAYLVELLIIDEAERLTPTVLELLRDHHDRTHLAMIFIGMPGIDQRFRHYPQLYSRLGFSHRYRALGHDELLFALDRHWKRLHRTLDPDDFTDAQAIAAIERITRGNFRLLERLFLQIARVLQINQLEVITDDVVEAAASILVIGT